One window of the Longimicrobium terrae genome contains the following:
- a CDS encoding PIG-L family deacetylase, producing MTRTRLFLALLAAAALAPALPSPAPAQAGATEYRGAAALGLSLRRVGVAKRVLMVGAHPDDEDTQLLARLALEEGADVAYLSLTRGEGGQNGIGTELGEGLGLLRTEELLAARRVDGAEQFFSRAFDFGFSKSADEAFRHWPREELVRDVTRVIRTYRPDVVITVFSGTPRDGHGQHQVSAIVARDAYDAASDPARFPEQIAAGLRPFAPRKLYQSLRSRGDGATLQLAVGDLDPLIGRSPFQQAMASRSRHRSQDMGAPEVAGPRASYLLRVRPAQAGIEATLWTEIDTVLATAGEGAAARGLVRYQAQAEALRARGNPLAPAALAADLASALTTLNAARAALPATNGTADLAFRMDEERRDVERALALASGLVVDATASRSRLAPGDTLTVELSLWNGGAQPVTVAAFAPELPAGWTAEAVQPAADAQVAPGALMTRRFRVRVPADAELTIPYFLRQPRDGDMYRWPDRDAALTRPFEAAPVRAVARLRVAGAEIAIPQDATFREVDPRQGELRRPVMVVPAVSVLLSPRTRVLSTAAPRPLSYTVRLAAQAAGGARGTLRLNVPAGWRAEPASVPVQFAAPGEVREVRFTVTPPASARAGDVDVSAVFEAQDGRRFTRGVQMIDYPHVRARPLYHAAESRVRAFDLRVPAGLRVAYIEGAGEEGPAFLENFGITPTLLSADDLAEGDLSRFDVIITGSRAYEVRADLGAHNQRLLDWVTAGGTMIVQYNKYEIVEGRFTPEPITMARPHGRVTDENAAVRILRPEDRVFTSLNRIGPADFEGWVQERGLYFAETWDPFYTPLLEMGDPGESLQGGLLVGHLGKGTYVYTGLAFFRQFPEGVPGAYRLFANLLALGARDPAGR from the coding sequence ATGACACGCACCCGCCTTTTCCTGGCCCTGCTCGCCGCGGCCGCGCTGGCGCCCGCGCTTCCCAGCCCCGCGCCCGCGCAGGCCGGCGCCACCGAATACCGCGGCGCCGCCGCCCTTGGCCTCAGCCTGCGCCGCGTGGGCGTCGCCAAGCGCGTGCTGATGGTGGGCGCGCACCCCGACGACGAAGACACGCAGCTCCTGGCCCGCCTGGCCCTGGAAGAAGGCGCCGACGTCGCCTATCTGTCGCTCACGCGCGGCGAGGGCGGACAGAACGGCATCGGCACGGAGCTGGGAGAGGGTCTGGGACTGCTTCGCACCGAAGAACTGCTCGCCGCGCGGCGGGTGGACGGCGCGGAGCAGTTTTTTTCGCGCGCGTTCGACTTTGGATTCAGCAAGTCCGCCGACGAAGCGTTTCGCCACTGGCCGCGCGAGGAACTGGTCCGCGACGTGACGCGGGTCATCCGCACCTATCGCCCGGACGTGGTGATCACCGTGTTCAGCGGCACGCCGCGCGACGGGCACGGCCAGCACCAGGTGTCCGCCATCGTCGCGCGCGACGCGTACGACGCCGCGAGCGACCCGGCGCGCTTTCCCGAGCAGATCGCCGCGGGGCTGCGGCCTTTCGCGCCCCGCAAGCTGTATCAGTCTCTCCGCTCCCGCGGGGACGGCGCCACGCTGCAGCTGGCCGTGGGCGACCTGGACCCGCTGATCGGCCGGTCGCCGTTTCAGCAGGCCATGGCCAGCCGTTCCCGCCACCGCTCGCAGGACATGGGCGCGCCGGAAGTGGCCGGCCCCCGCGCCAGCTATCTCCTGCGCGTCCGGCCCGCCCAGGCGGGGATCGAAGCGACGCTCTGGACCGAGATCGACACGGTTCTCGCCACCGCGGGTGAAGGCGCCGCGGCGCGCGGGCTGGTGCGCTACCAGGCGCAGGCCGAAGCGCTGCGCGCCCGCGGCAACCCGCTGGCTCCCGCCGCGCTGGCCGCGGACCTGGCCTCCGCGCTCACCACGCTGAACGCCGCCCGCGCCGCGCTTCCCGCCACCAACGGCACGGCGGACCTGGCGTTCCGGATGGATGAGGAGCGCCGCGACGTGGAGCGCGCCCTGGCGCTGGCCTCCGGCCTCGTGGTGGATGCGACGGCCAGCCGTTCGCGCCTGGCCCCCGGCGACACGCTGACGGTCGAACTGTCCCTCTGGAACGGCGGCGCGCAGCCGGTGACCGTGGCCGCCTTCGCCCCCGAGCTTCCCGCCGGGTGGACGGCGGAGGCGGTGCAGCCCGCGGCGGACGCGCAGGTGGCGCCCGGCGCGCTGATGACGCGTCGCTTTCGCGTGCGGGTGCCGGCGGACGCGGAGCTGACCATCCCGTACTTTCTGCGCCAGCCGCGCGACGGCGACATGTATCGCTGGCCGGATCGCGACGCCGCGCTGACCCGCCCGTTCGAGGCGGCTCCGGTGCGTGCGGTGGCGCGCCTGCGCGTGGCGGGGGCGGAGATCGCGATCCCGCAGGACGCCACCTTCCGCGAAGTCGATCCGCGCCAGGGCGAACTGCGCCGGCCGGTGATGGTGGTGCCCGCCGTGAGCGTGCTGCTCTCGCCGCGCACGCGGGTGCTTTCCACCGCGGCGCCGCGCCCGCTGTCGTACACGGTGCGGCTGGCGGCGCAGGCGGCGGGGGGCGCGCGCGGCACGCTGCGGCTGAACGTGCCCGCGGGGTGGCGCGCGGAGCCGGCCTCGGTGCCGGTGCAGTTCGCCGCGCCGGGCGAGGTGCGCGAGGTGCGCTTTACGGTGACGCCGCCGGCCAGCGCGCGCGCGGGCGACGTGGACGTGTCCGCCGTGTTCGAGGCGCAGGACGGGCGGCGGTTCACGCGCGGGGTGCAGATGATCGACTATCCGCACGTGCGCGCCCGGCCGCTGTACCACGCGGCCGAGTCGCGGGTGCGCGCCTTTGACCTGCGGGTGCCCGCGGGGCTGCGCGTGGCCTACATCGAGGGCGCGGGCGAAGAAGGCCCGGCGTTCCTGGAGAACTTCGGCATCACGCCCACGCTGCTTTCCGCGGACGACCTGGCGGAGGGCGACCTGTCGCGCTTCGACGTCATCATCACGGGGAGCCGGGCGTACGAGGTGCGGGCGGATCTGGGCGCCCACAACCAGCGACTGCTGGACTGGGTGACGGCGGGCGGCACCATGATCGTGCAGTACAACAAGTACGAGATCGTGGAGGGCCGCTTCACCCCCGAGCCCATCACCATGGCGCGCCCGCACGGCCGCGTGACGGACGAAAACGCCGCCGTGCGCATCCTGCGCCCCGAGGACCGGGTGTTCACGTCGCTCAACCGCATCGGGCCGGCGGACTTCGAGGGATGGGTTCAGGAGCGCGGGCTGTATTTCGCGGAAACGTGGGACCCGTTCTACACGCCGCTGCTGGAGATGGGCGATCCGGGCGAGTCGCTGCAGGGCGGGCTGCTGGTGGGGCATCTGGGGAAGGGGACGTACGTCTACACGGGGCTGGCGTTCTTTCGCCAGTTTCCGGAGGGCGTTCCCGGCGCGTACCGCCTGTTCGCCAACCTGCTGGCCCTGGGCGCGCGCGACCCGGCCGGGCGCTGA
- a CDS encoding DUF5715 family protein yields the protein MKAILTALLATAFASPAMAGDVTLTGSPGSMERQHEVAVERRYTFTKSPADVSELVSSGKLVPVVAGTDFQLANVGFPYARPEVLEFVKRTAAGYRAGCGEPLVVTSLTRPLANQPGNAHKLSVHPAGMAVDFRISKSDKCRKWMETSLLAMERKGLLDITRERHPAHYHVAVFPGAYASFASRTPAPASPAAPEPVAPAAPSAPAAAVVEAARPAPAPAVTSAPATAVRARRPAPPARDGGPETALFMGAGALLVAAVLWVMFRGGRPARV from the coding sequence ATGAAAGCGATTCTGACGGCACTTCTGGCGACGGCCTTCGCGAGCCCCGCGATGGCGGGAGACGTGACCCTCACGGGGTCGCCCGGCTCCATGGAGCGGCAGCACGAGGTCGCCGTGGAGCGCCGGTACACCTTCACCAAGTCCCCCGCTGACGTTTCGGAACTGGTGTCCAGCGGCAAGCTGGTGCCCGTGGTGGCGGGAACGGACTTTCAGCTCGCCAACGTGGGCTTTCCGTACGCGCGGCCGGAGGTGCTGGAGTTCGTCAAGCGCACGGCCGCGGGCTACCGCGCCGGGTGCGGCGAGCCGCTGGTGGTCACCAGCCTGACGCGCCCCTTGGCCAACCAGCCCGGCAACGCGCACAAGCTTTCGGTGCACCCGGCCGGCATGGCGGTGGACTTCCGCATCAGCAAGAGCGACAAGTGCCGCAAGTGGATGGAAACGAGCCTGCTGGCTATGGAGCGCAAGGGGCTGCTCGATATCACCAGGGAGCGGCACCCGGCGCACTACCACGTCGCCGTCTTTCCCGGCGCGTACGCGTCCTTCGCCTCGCGCACGCCGGCGCCCGCGAGCCCGGCCGCGCCGGAGCCCGTTGCGCCCGCCGCGCCGTCCGCACCCGCCGCGGCCGTGGTGGAGGCCGCGCGCCCCGCCCCGGCACCCGCGGTGACCTCCGCGCCCGCGACGGCCGTGCGCGCCCGGCGTCCCGCGCCGCCCGCCCGCGACGGAGGGCCGGAAACCGCGCTCTTCATGGGGGCCGGCGCGCTGCTGGTGGCGGCCGTGCTCTGGGTGATGTTCCGCGGCGGGCGACCGGCCCGCGTGTGA
- a CDS encoding HAD family hydrolase: MTGSTAVRAVIFDMDGVISDTQRLHAEGESRMLVDWGVHLSADEITERFAGLADHDFFPAALGRPLAAEEMAALVERKWADLAKDAPGRIVPMEGSVELIRLLRARGLPIAVASSSPMTFIHQVLDELGVADAFAARATGEEVPAGKPAPDVFLLAAQRLAVEPSACLVIEDAPAGVAAARAAGMRCIGLAPDGGSRLDAATVVVRSLREVVDDPERFLGGADQG; encoded by the coding sequence ATGACGGGATCGACGGCGGTGCGGGCGGTGATCTTTGACATGGATGGCGTGATCAGCGACACGCAGCGGCTGCACGCGGAGGGCGAGTCGCGCATGCTCGTGGACTGGGGCGTGCACCTGAGCGCGGACGAGATCACGGAGCGGTTCGCCGGGCTGGCGGATCACGACTTCTTTCCCGCCGCGCTGGGGCGGCCGCTGGCGGCGGAGGAAATGGCGGCGCTGGTGGAGCGGAAGTGGGCCGATCTGGCAAAGGATGCGCCCGGCCGCATCGTGCCCATGGAGGGCTCGGTGGAGCTGATCCGCCTGCTGCGCGCCCGCGGCCTCCCCATCGCCGTGGCCAGCAGCTCGCCGATGACGTTCATCCACCAGGTGCTGGATGAACTGGGCGTGGCGGATGCGTTCGCCGCGCGCGCCACGGGGGAGGAGGTGCCCGCGGGAAAGCCCGCGCCCGACGTCTTTCTCCTCGCGGCGCAGCGTCTGGCCGTGGAGCCGTCCGCGTGCCTGGTGATTGAGGACGCGCCAGCCGGGGTGGCCGCCGCGCGCGCCGCGGGAATGCGCTGCATCGGACTGGCGCCGGACGGCGGATCGCGGCTGGACGCGGCCACGGTGGTGGTGCGCTCGCTGCGGGAGGTGGTGGATGATCCGGAGCGGTTTCTGGGCGGCGCGGATCAGGGGTGA